One Nostoc sp. UHCC 0302 DNA window includes the following coding sequences:
- a CDS encoding type II toxin-antitoxin system RelE/ParE family toxin — protein sequence MQSDNTVSIRFSYEFEEEVYRLSKRFRNIRSDIQPIIEQLQQGNVIGDRIAGISEEYVVYKLRVRNSNIQKGKSAGYRLIYLLELPTSILLLTIYSKSDREDIGVNEIRNIVADFYGEEG from the coding sequence ATGCAGAGTGATAATACCGTTTCAATTCGATTCTCCTATGAGTTTGAGGAGGAAGTTTACCGACTCTCAAAGAGATTTCGCAATATTCGCTCTGATATTCAACCAATTATTGAGCAATTACAACAAGGAAATGTCATAGGAGATAGAATTGCTGGCATTAGTGAGGAGTATGTTGTTTATAAACTGAGGGTTCGCAACAGTAATATCCAAAAAGGTAAGAGTGCTGGATATCGATTAATTTATTTACTTGAGTTGCCTACAAGTATTTTGCTACTGACAATTTATTCCAAGTCTGACAGAGAAGATATTGGTGTAAATGAAATCCGCAATATCGTGGCTGATTTTTATGGCGAAGAAGGTTAA
- a CDS encoding cytochrome C has translation MLNTIKRKFRDREKLPPYRQALRRSSKSQSFGLIIIILAWSLAMGCLLSSATNAQSPTLTPEVSTVDVVPAQFQLGQELYVENCSTCHIALPPAVLPTQTWKNLLEDPQHYGVQLKPLVDPPRILVWKYLSTFSRTQLQEEETPYRLKDSRYFKALHPGVNLPRPVQIGSCVSCHPSASDYNFRRLSPEAERE, from the coding sequence ATGTTAAATACTATTAAACGTAAATTCCGCGATCGCGAAAAGCTTCCACCTTATCGCCAAGCGCTACGGCGAAGCAGCAAAAGCCAATCATTCGGTTTAATTATAATAATTTTAGCTTGGAGTCTAGCTATGGGCTGTCTTCTCTCCTCAGCAACTAACGCCCAAAGTCCTACTCTCACTCCCGAAGTTAGCACGGTTGACGTAGTACCTGCACAGTTCCAGTTGGGGCAAGAACTGTATGTAGAAAACTGCTCCACTTGTCACATTGCCTTACCACCAGCTGTTTTACCCACCCAAACTTGGAAAAATCTCCTAGAAGACCCGCAACACTACGGCGTACAACTCAAGCCTTTAGTAGATCCGCCCCGTATTTTGGTATGGAAATATCTTTCGACTTTCTCGCGTACACAATTACAAGAGGAAGAAACGCCCTATCGCCTCAAAGATTCACGTTATTTTAAAGCTTTGCATCCAGGAGTGAATCTACCACGTCCTGTTCAGATTGGTAGCTGTGTCAGTTGTCATCCTAGCGCAAGCGATTATAATTTCCGCCGCCTTAGCCCAGAAGCAGAGAGAGAATAA